A portion of the Coffea eugenioides isolate CCC68of unplaced genomic scaffold, Ceug_1.0 ScVebR1_553;HRSCAF=1251, whole genome shotgun sequence genome contains these proteins:
- the LOC113758515 gene encoding UBP1-associated protein 2C-like, with translation MSLNLMDLSKKRKTEENGGYPAPTSLIADPNATLPPFPSPLSPEDVSKILDPFTKEQLLPIIRAAIVRHPDVLEAVRSVADSDPAQRKLFVRGLGWETNTEKLRAVFSTYGELDEAIVISDKNTGKSKGYGFVTFKHIDAAILALKEPNKKIDGRITVTQLAAAGNSGNSQSADVSLRKIYVGNIPFEISSERLLSHFAMYGEIEEGPLGFDKQTGKVKGFAFFVYKTEEGARASLMEPNRVIDGHVVVCKLATDNKKMKQPQNVGPGGGMPGMPNAGPGGIPSDGTYGVHGGGYGPYGGYSGPGLQQPPQPQQQPGMIQAPQLNAGVGGPGGFGQGTGFGGYGQGGGQYGGGGGAGSGEYGGVGGLNNPGGGYRMPPTSGGMPTSGGYADGGNYALSSTYPSQINPQGGGPRVPPGGMYQGMPPYY, from the coding sequence ATGTCTCTCAACCTCATGGATCTCTCCAAGAAACGCAAAACGGAAGAGAACGGCGGTTACCCTGCGCCGACTTCCCTCATCGCCGACCCGAATGCAACCCTACCACCTTTCCCGAGCCCGTTATCGCCGGAAGACGTCAGCAAAATCCTGGACCCTTTCACTAAGGAACAACTCCTTCCCATCATCCGTGCTGCCATCGTCCGCCACCCCGATGTCTTGGAAGCCGTGCGTTCTGTCGCCGACTCCGACCCGGCCCAAAGGAAACTCTTCGTTCGCGGTCTCGGTTGGGAAACCAACACCGAGAAGCTCCGTGCTGTTTTCTCAACTTACGGCGAATTGGATGAAGCTATCGTCATCAGCGATAAGAACACCGGGAAGTCGAAGGGGTATGGATTTGTTACCTTTAAGCATATTGATGCTGCTATTTTAGCGCTTAAAGAACCCAATAAGAAAATCGATGGGAGAATTACGGTTACGCAGCTCGCTGCAGCGGGTAATTCAGGGAATTCACAATCAGCTGATGTGTCTTTGAGGAAGATTTATGTTGGCAATATTCCTTTTGAGATATCCTCTGAGAGGCTGTTGAGCCATTTTGCAATGTATGGGGAGATTGAGGAGGGCCCGCTTGGATTTGATAAGCAGACTGGAAAGGTCAAAGGTTTTGCCTTTTTTGTTTATAAGACGGAAGAAGGAGCGAGAGCTTCATTGATGGAGCCAAACAGGGTTATTGATGGGCATGTCGTGGTGTGTAAATTGGCTACTGATAATAAAAAGATGAAGCAGCCCCAAAATGTTGGGCCTGGAGGCGGAATGCCGGGGATGCCGAATGCTGGTCCTGGAGGAATTCCCAGTGATGGGACTTATGGGGTTCATGGTGGTGGATATGGGCCATATGGAGGGTATTCTGGTCCTGGATTGCAGCAGCCGCCACAGCCTCAGCAACAGCCAGGGATGATTCAGGCTCCACAGCTGAATGCTGGGGTTGGCGGGCCTGGGGGTTTTGGGCAAGGGACTGGCTTTGGGGGATATGGGCAGGGTGGTGGACAGtatggtggtggtggaggagcAGGGTCTGGGGAGTATGGTGGTGTTGGTGGATTGAATAACCCTGGTGGTGGGTACAGGATGCCTCCCACCTCAGGTGGGATGCCAACATCTGGAGGGTATGCTGATGGAGGGAATTATGCTTTATCATCAACTTACCCATCACAGATAAACCCGCAAGGAGGAGGACCTAGGGTTCCACCAGGTGGGATGTACCAGGGCATGCCACCGTACTATTGA
- the LOC113758517 gene encoding probable LRR receptor-like serine/threonine-protein kinase At3g47570 — MLLNISSLQAISLPDNSLSGTLPMNICTKLPKVQGIDLSSNLLSGQIHSRFHNCTELQILSLSTNKFSGQIPREIGNFTMLSVLGCGYNMFEGPVPAEFGNLQKLQALDFTMNFLSGPIPKSIFNISTLTNISFTVNNLSGSIPPNIGQQLPNLEELLLGGNKLSGVVLDSISNLTKLSQLELGQNQFTGSIPTSLGSLRFLEYLNIQRNHFTSDSPSEFSFLTSLTNCRNLRLLSISENPLSGELPPTIGNFSSSFQNFDATLCGIKGNIPHEIGNLSSLLLLSLDNNSLTGPLPDTLKGLSNLQGLDLQDNRISGSIPNHLCTFRHLAIVQLSRNQFSGQVPDCFGNITSLRELYLHSNRLNSTFPASLGRLKDLLYLEISSNSFIGNIPPEVGNLKAALAIALAENEFSGNIPTILGGLQNLINLSLAHNELQGPIPETFSNLLSLQLLDLSNNNLTGEIPTSLESLLQLKYFDVSFNELQGRIPLNGSFANFTYESFMSNKALCGGPPSLHFPPCTVHSPHGSKKKRLRLVAYTLIPSALMIILITILLAILKKRSKRANISGVELFPTIMHERVSYRELQQATNDFSESNLIAMGGYGSVYKGVLEDGAPFAVKVFNLQLEGGFKSFDTECEVLRNLRHRNLVKVISSCSNPDFKALILEYMPNGSLEEWLYSHDCFLDFLQRLDIMIDVASALDYLHHGYSSPVVHCDLKPSNVLLDEDMTGHLGDFGISKLLGGGEITAQTKTLATIGYIAPEYGFEGVVSTRCDLYSFGILLMETFTRKRPTDEMFGEDCGLKDWVMDALQNSANHFIDSNLITVTDENSNKKVQCALSVMELALRCSAESPEQRIDARGALNELRKIKVVFLAD; from the exons ATGCTTCTCAACATTTCGTCTCTGCAAGCAATTTCTTTGCCCGACAACAGCTTAAGCGGTACTCTTCCCATGAACATTTGCACTAAGCTTCCAAAGGTTCAAGGAATTGATCTGTCAAGCAACCTATTATCAGGCCAGATTCATTCACGATTCCACAATTGCACGGAGCTTCAAATTCTGTCACTGTCCACCAATAAATTCAGTGGACAAATACCAAGAGAGATTGGAAACTTTACAATGTTAAGCGTATTGGGTTGTGGATATAACATGTTTGAAG GCCCAGTTCCAGCAGAATTTGGCAATCTTCAGAAATTACAGGCTTTGGACTTCACTATGAATTTCTTAAGTGGTCCCATTCCCAAATCTATATTTAACATTTCAACCTTGACAAATATCTCATTTACCGTGAATAACCTTTCAGGGAGTATTCCACCTAATATAGGTCAACAGCTGCCGAACCTTGAAGAGTTATTGCTTGGAGGTAATAAACTAAGTGGAGTTGTTCTTGACTCGATCTCAAATCTTACAAAATTAAGTCAGTTGGAACTCGGACAGAACCAATTTACTGGTTCAATTCCTACATCACTTGGCAGTTTGAGGTTCCTTGAGTATCTTAATATTCAACGAAACCATTTCACTTCTGATTCTCCTTCAGAGTTCAGCTTTCTTACATCTTTGACAAATTGCAGAAATTTAAGGCTTCTAAGCATATCAGAAAACCCCTTAAGTGGGGAACTTCCTCCTACCATAGGCAATTTTAGTAGCTCTTTTCAAAACTTTGATGCAACATTATGTGGAATTAAGGGCAATATTCCACATGAAATTGGTAACCTTAGCAGTCTGTTACTGTTGAGTCTTGATAACAACAGCTTGACTGGACCACTTCCAGATACACTCAAAGGGTTATCAAATCTTCAAGGATTAGATCTTCAAGATAACAGAATATCAGGGTCCATTCCGAACCATCTGTGCACTTTCAGGCATTTAGCTATAGTACAGTTGAGCAGAAATCAATTCAGTGGTCAGGTGCCAGATTGCTTTGGAAATATAACTTCTCTAAGAGAACTTTATTTGCACTCCAACAGACTGAACTCCACATTCCCAGCAAGCCTTGGAAGGCTGAAAGACTTGCTATATTTAGAGATCAGCTCAAACTCTTTCATTGGTAATATACCACCCGAAGTTGGGAATCTGAAGGCTGCATTAGCCATTGCCTTGGCAGAGAACGAATTTTCAGGTAACATTCCAACAATACTAGGAGGTCTCCAGAACTTGATCAATCTCTCATTGGCACATAATGAATTACAAGGTCCTATCCCAGAGACATTCAGCAACCTGTTAAGTTTGCAATTATTAGATCTGTCTAATAACAACCTCACAGGCGAAATACCTACATCATTGGAATCGCTTTTGCAGTTAAAATATTTCGATGTGTCATTCAATGAGCTACAGGGAAGGATTCCATTAAATGGTTCTTTCGCCAACTTCACATATGAATCTTTTATGTCAAATAAAGCATTATGTGGCGGTCCTCCTTCATTGCACTTCCCTCCTTGCACCGTCCATTCACCGCATGGatcaaagaagaaaaggttGCGTCTAGTGGCATACACTCTGATACCATCAGCATTGATGATTATCCTCATCACCATTTTGTTGGCTATCTTGAAGAAGAGGAGCAAAAGGGCAAATATCTCTGGAGTGGAGTTATTCCCCACGATTATGCATGAAAGGGTATCTTACCGTGAACTCCAGCAGGCAACTAATGACTTCAGCGAAAGCAATTTGATTGCAATGGGGGGTTATGGTTCAGTTTACAAAGGGGTTCTGGAGGATGGGGCACCATTCGCAGTAAAGGTTTTCAATTTGCAGTTAGAAGGAGGATTCAAAAGTTTTGACACAGAATGTGAAGTTCTTCGCAATCTTCGGCACAGAAATCTTGTTAAAGTCATCAGTAGCTGCTCTAACCCAGATTTCAAAGCTTTAATCTTAGAGTATATGCCCAATGGGAGCCTAGAGGAATGGTTGTATTCTCACgactgtttcttagatttcttGCAAAGACTAGATATAATGATCGATGTAGCTTCTGCATTGGATTATCTGCATCATGGTTATTCATCTCCAGTTGTGCATTGTGATCTAAAGCCTAGCAATGTTTTGCTAGATGAGGATATGACAGGTCACCTGGGCGACTTTGGAATTTCCAAGTTacttggtggaggtgaaattacAGCACAAACAAAGACACTCGCAACAATTGGCTATATTGCACCAG aGTATGGATTTGAGGGTGTAGTATCCACAAGGTGTGATCTCTACAGCTTTGGTATTCTTTTGATGGAAACCTTTACAAGAAAGAGGCCAACTGATGAAATGTTTGGCGAAGATTGCGGATTGAAGGACTGGGTGATGGATGCGCTACAAAATTCAGCAAACCATTTCATTGATAGCAACCTAATTACTGTGACGGACGAAAATTCAAACAAAAAGGTTCAATGTGCATTATCGGTCATGGAATTGGCCTTGAGGTGCAGTGCTGAATCACCAGAGCAGCGCATAGACGCAAGAGGTGCTTTAAATGAACTCCGAAAAATAAAAGTTGTCTTTCTTGCAGATTGA